TCCCCCCACGCACTCGAGACCTACACGCCTCTGCACACGCTAAGGGTGACTCAAGAGAAGGTCACGCTCAACACGAAGAGGTTCACGCTCGACATCCTGGGGGACCGTGTGATGCTGAGGACAGAAGAGGGGTCGAAAAGGACTGATTCAGTCGAACTCTCGAGAGATCTTCGCGCCCTGCTCGCGGACACGGCAAAGAGGCAGGTGAGCGACGTGCTCGAAGGGCAGCCCATAGAGCTCGACGAGATGCTTGGCGGGACAGAAGTGTTGCTGAAGAAATATGCATGAAGCCACACCGGAAAGTCGGTCCGATACGATGAGGGCGGTCGTAGCCCACCGGTACGGCCCTCCCGAAGTGCTGGAGCTTCAGGATGTGGCCAAGCCAATTCTTACAGATGGGCGAGTTCTGGTAAGGGTCAAAGCCGCTTCGGTCAATCCAGTCGATAAGTATTCGATGCGAGGCCCGCTGATAATGCGCGTTTCTGGAGGTGGGTTGCTGAGACCCAAGATCGTCGTACAGGGAGCAGATCTGGCTGGGGTGGTCGAAGAGGTTGGGAGAGGCGTGACACGCTTCAAGCCGGGGGACGAGGTCTTCGGCACGGGCCGGGGGAGCTTCGCACAGTACGCTTCTGCTCGCGAGGACAGGCTTTCGCTCAAACCGGCGAATCTTACGTTCGAGGAGGCTGCCGGCTTCCCCATCGCAGCGATCACCGCCCTGCAGGCGTTGCGAGACAAAGGACGGGTTCGACCGGGACAGAGGGTCCTGATCATCGGCGCATCAGGAGGAGTTGGAACATACGCTGTACAGATTGCGAAGTCCTTCGGGGCAGAGGTCACGGGAGTTTGCAGCGCCGGGAAGATGGAACTGGCCCGTTCCCTAGGCGCGGATAGGGTCATCGACTATTCGATGGATGATTTCGTGAGCGAAGGCCTACGATACGACCTTGTGGTGGACGTAGTAGGGACGCTGCCGCTGTCGGACCGCCACCGAATTCTTGCTTCAGGAGGGACACTCGTTCTTGTCGGGGCTGACACGAAGCGTGGGTTTGCGAGGGTGCTCCTCCGGATGGCCAAAGCAAAGGTGCTGTCCGCGCTGTTCGGACAAAAGATCTTTTTCTTGGCGGCGAAGATAGACGGAGAAGACCTAGAAGCTCTGAAAGTTTTGGCTGAAGCCGGCAAAGTCAATACCGTTGTTGACAGGAGTTTTCCATTGGGTAACGCGTCTGACGCAATGCGGTACTTGGAAGAGGGTCACGCCCGAGGTAAGGTGGTCATAGAGGTGTCAGGTCAAGCGTGAATCGAGTAGCAAGATCACGACCCCGATTCAAAGGGGAGCGGTTCGAAGGTTTGTATGATTCAACTAATCTCATGGACTTCGTCCAACGCTCATGGCTTGCTTGAAGTAGGCGGATATGCGAGAGGCCTGGAGGATGAAGACTTTCGAAGGTGAAAAAGGGATTGGGATTTCGGAACGCGAAGCTAGGAAGTTTCTGACCCAAAGCAAGTCAACGCTTCTCCTTGGGACGACCAACGCCGACGGAACCCCCATGATACACCCAGTCTGGTACTATTTCGACACGGCCAAGACCAAGCTGTACTTCTACACAGAACCAGCCTTGAAAAAGGCCACCAATGTAAGGAGGAGAAGTCGGATCTATTTTGATGTGGATAGCGACAAGTGGCCCTACAAGGGTGTGAAGGGGAAGGGGACCGCCAGAATCATAACTGCCAAAAGAGAGGCCCTCTCTCACGGTGAGAAGATTCTCGCAAAGTACGTTAAGAAAGGCCAACCCTTTGTCAAATCGGTGTTGGAGCAGGTCAAGAAAGGCGGCTATGTTGTATTCGAAATAACCCCAGTCTACTTTACCTCGTGGGATTACGCGAAATTGGAGCCACAG
This is a stretch of genomic DNA from Nitrososphaerota archaeon. It encodes these proteins:
- a CDS encoding pyridoxamine 5'-phosphate oxidase family protein, with product MKTFEGEKGIGISEREARKFLTQSKSTLLLGTTNADGTPMIHPVWYYFDTAKTKLYFYTEPALKKATNVRRRSRIYFDVDSDKWPYKGVKGKGTARIITAKREALSHGEKILAKYVKKGQPFVKSVLEQVKKGGYVVFEITPVYFTSWDYAKLEPQTGRSLREAIIS
- a CDS encoding NAD(P)-dependent alcohol dehydrogenase: MRAVVAHRYGPPEVLELQDVAKPILTDGRVLVRVKAASVNPVDKYSMRGPLIMRVSGGGLLRPKIVVQGADLAGVVEEVGRGVTRFKPGDEVFGTGRGSFAQYASAREDRLSLKPANLTFEEAAGFPIAAITALQALRDKGRVRPGQRVLIIGASGGVGTYAVQIAKSFGAEVTGVCSAGKMELARSLGADRVIDYSMDDFVSEGLRYDLVVDVVGTLPLSDRHRILASGGTLVLVGADTKRGFARVLLRMAKAKVLSALFGQKIFFLAAKIDGEDLEALKVLAEAGKVNTVVDRSFPLGNASDAMRYLEEGHARGKVVIEVSGQA